The DNA window GGGCCCCTTCAGAGCCAGAATCTGTCCCATGCAAGGATGGGGATATTTTTAGCACTCCGCCTCTAAAATCCTGGAacggtgggatggggtggggatGCCCCTTTATTCTCAGTTAGGCCCTCTCCCCTTACCTCCTCAACTGTGTGGGAAATCCCAAAACCATGAGGGCCTTGTAGCGCATATTGCCGTTTGGGTTAAGGGATGCAGTTTGTGGATTGGCAGTTGAAACGAATTCCAAGAAATGTTATTCCAAGAATCTTATCTCACCTTTCAGTGAGATCTTAGACCTTTCCAGATGTCATGTGGAATTAGTCGTAGGTGATTTAACAGCAAACGCATGTGACTTCTATATAGAGTCAGATTTTCTTTGGAAACATCTGGTTAATTTTTGGAGGGCAGTGGGCTTCACCAGTAACTTACACTACTGGCTCAAAGTAAAATCAGAAAGCAATCTGGGTCATGGCCTCACAGAATGGAGCAAGGTCCTGTATGGTTTACAGTATCTATGAGTTTCTCACCTTGTATAaacttgtgtgtgtattgcagttcatttaaatttctAGTGATATTTATATCTTTATTAGACTATTTCACATCTTCCCCCAGTTTTCCCATAAGCGGTATCTGTGTGGTTTCTTTGATCAGCCCATTCACAGTTGACACTTCCGTGAAATAAAACAGGACTGCCTCTGTGCAGACGCACCGACAGGTGGATTTGTTGACTGCAATGAGTCAGACGGTATGAAGAACAAACTTCAAAAAACGAGGACAGAGGGTCACTTCGAGGTCCAGGATGAAAAGATTTGTAGGTTTTACACAAGTCTTCTCTTTCTCACGGCTGTTTGACAAACACATTTCTCCCGTGAGTCATTCTGTCAGGTAAGAGGGATCTGTCTTCAGTCTCCCCCTACCAGTTCTTTCTCTGAGAAGACTAATGACTGCACTATTAAGGTTATCACAGGGATGTATGCGTTCAAAGCCGAATCGGCAACCCTTTCCTTAAAGTATTGATGTATGGAAATGAATAGCAACTATAATTGacaagtttatttttcatttttttaattgacttttTAATTCTTGGATTTACTGCAATCAATTTCTAAATCGTCGCAGGTTGCTTTTGTGTGCAGAAAGTACAAAGCTAGCAAAAATAGAGCAGCACTAATAAAAAGTATTCCAGGCTGGATTCCCTGAAATAACGgctaagggaggggggggggggggggcacgggaaTTTCCTGGACTCTGAGAGATTAACAGTTGGTTGGAGAGAGAAGGCTTTAGAGGCTGCAAGCTGACGCTGTGAGAGCGAGccttgcgcgtgtgtgtgtgtgtgtgtgtcggaaGGCGGTGTGCTGACTCAGAGACCTCGCGCTCACACTTCCGAAGTGGGCGGTTCCGCCTTCCCCCTCCAACTGGAGTATAtatcctctctttctcatgcactcacttgttttttctctctctgccctctctgttTCAGATCTGTTCTCCGTGTCAACACAATGGCCCTGAGGACCTGGTTCAGTAGTGTGTAGCATCAAGGGTGGTTCGGCTGGGGAAGAACACCACCGCATCATTCCCAGACTGTCTCTGACCAGCAGCAGAGGGGCCATGCAGAAGCTCATCTGACGGGAGCGACAGCGGGTTAACGGACGCGGCACCAggaatttttttattgactCCACCTGGCTCTGAATGCCCTTCTCATTCCACCACCTTCAGCATTGAAAATCGACACGTTTTTATTTGCTGGGCGAAAAGGAATACAAGAAACTATCAGAGAGGAGGATTTTGGAAAAACCCCCGGAGAACTACAGTCCCACacgcccgcccctccccccgccccctcaacAGGTCGCCTCGGACCGGAACCCGGAGCCATGTGCCACGTGATCGTGACGTGCCGCTCCATGCTGTGGACGCTGCTGAGCATCGTGGTGGCCTTCGCCGAGCTCATCGCCTTCATGAACGCCGATTGGCTGATGGGGGCCCCGCGCACCCCGGACCCCGTGGTCGGGGCCCAGGGGACCCTGGATCCCTACCGGCCCACGCTGGGCCTATACACGCGCTGCATCAAGGTGACGGGGCACCGGCGGGGCGTCCAGTGCGGGCCCTACGCCGTGGAGTTCAGCGAGATCGCCAGCGGGTTCTGGCAGGCCACCACCATCTTCCTGGGCACGGGCATCCTGCTGCTGTGCTCGGTGGCCTTCATCTCCGTCTTCACCATGTGCTTCCAGAGCATCATGAAGAAGAGCATCTTCAACGTGTGCGGCCTGCTGCAGGGCATCGCAGGTGAGAACGCCACACGAGCCGTGCTACCATCCCGCTCTGTCAATTTCACcacctgtttttatttattacattatctactttatttcctaCACTCTGAAAAATGACTCCAGGAATTTAGCAAGCACCTCAACatagatttatttaaataaacatattttcaaaacttatttattcaaattaaccACAATGAATATAAATCAGCTAATTCTCAACAAAATAGATTCAGTCAGTTAAATCATGTAAATCTGGTTATTATGTGCTGAATTCGTGTTTGAATTATAAATACACATCACACAAAGTTTACTGCTTGGCGTACATTAAAATTACTTAAtctaaatgaatggaaatttaATATGCATACGATTCATTAAATCAGAAACATCAGGCTTAAGTATTTATTTGAGTGTATATTATTTACTATATTCAGTGTTTACTATGTGTACCGGTATAGAATGCAGTCTGTGGCCAGAAGAGATATGCGACTCAGACTGTTATGACAGTGGAGTGCTAGAGACTGCAGTATGAGGCTGTAGGAGGAATAAGACGTTGTTATGACAGTCTGGGGCTGTAGACCGTGTTGTGCGGTTAGACGAATCCCTGGCTGTTATTATGGTTTTGTTTCACAGGGGTGTCGGGTCTCATGTTTGGTATTTATACTGCGCTGGTGTTTGTTCATGTAGTTGACTCTACTGTAGCGCTTTGAGTGCTTTTCCTTTGGCACAAATTAGAGCCCAAAGATGAAATAGGGGGAGCGAGAGTCTCGCTGGCAGTGATGTTTGAACAAGCAACAGTGCCTCAATGGCAATTTAAACATTTACTAACCCAATTAAGGGTCGCTGAGTTGGTGGAGCTCTCTCATTGGGTTACGCACGGTGCCCAGTTTTCTGGGGTCTCTTTGTGCCGGCACAAAAGGACTGCACTCCCCAGAGGTGACGCCGGGGTTAATTGTGAAGCGCGGACCACCGTGGCAAGATCGCCGCCTGCCGAAGTCGTTGCCGTTGGCGACGGCGAGCCCAAACATTTGCGGCGCGCACGCTCGCGTCAGCCGGCCCTGTGATTTACGGCAGCCGCTCGGTCGCTTTGTCTCCCGCTGAATTATGGGGGAACGGCCGCCCGGCCAAACGCTTTcccacagtggggggggggggggggtttgtctgATCAAGAGCGGGATATTCCGTTAGGTCCGTTagggaaggaggggggcggggggaggagtaAAGAGGTCCTCCTGTCCTCTGTCTTGTTCAACTGTTAGTCTCGGAGACGGAAATCTgccaggaaaatatttttcgaGTGGGCGGGACAGGGACTGCCAGGGTCCCTTAAGCGTGCGTTTGGATGGGTCGTGCACTGTGCTGTTCCTGCCCATTGTTGCAGGACTTCCCCGTTTCCCTGTTTACCCCACAGAGCTGACTTCACTGTTATTCTACAAGATGTAGGGCACCTGAAAAAGGGTAAAGGTGAAGGTAAAGTCTGAGGCACTTTAGTACAGATACTTTCCAGAATTAGAGCAAAGTTTTTCTAGCTTTCTGCTTTGAGAGATAATCAGATATGTTTTacagttcatttcctgtcacAGGCCAGGTAGTAaggcattcaaaatgaaaagtgtTTACACAAGCCGTTCATGTAATGTTATTTAGTGGTGGTACTGGTTGAGGATTTGGCCTTAGAAGTAGTACCCTGGTGATGCAATAGTTGCTGTATTTATGCCTGaggaaaagtatttaaaatggagAGGGATACTGTCAGTCAAAGATTTGTGCTTAAGTATTTTATATTGGTCTACTCCTGTGAAGAATGTAACTTTCTCCACAATGTCTGCTTGTAGATTTGATTAGTCCATGAAAACGTCTACACACGgtcttgtttcttttcagtgatTCTGCTTTAACATCTTACATAATTTAAACCCACTTTGTGAAGTGAGCCATTTGGAGTCTGTATGTGCAGTGAAAATACAAcctcttaaatgctcttgtttTCATAACGTACTTACATGCTAAAGTGGCTAAGAAGTCATACAAGCTACATCATCAGAGGAGAGTAATTTCACTTTAAAACCATAGTATACTGTCAGATTGTGTACTTCCACAATAATGCCCCAACTATTCACAAGTGCATTGTATACATTGTATAAATAATGACAGCAGcacaatttcaaatataaatataaaatgaaatttcagtTCCACAAAATACCCGGTTGCCACTGggcattttaaattaatctttaattaaagaatttaacaaattaaaggaataaaacaaatttcCATGCTGTTTTGGGCACATACCCGGGcttctttgtttttctaaatGGTCCTGTGATGCAATTTCTCTGCATTGAAAACAGTCGTGTGCAGGCAGGTTACAGATCCTCACATTGACTaactgctgtttgttttacaCTGACAGTTTTTACAGGCATCATGTCACTGCCAGTGTAGCTTTTGTAGTGGAAGCCAACTTCCGCCACAGCTAGATGGAGGTGATTGGCGGTAACACGTttctgcactgctgtgtttgaaTAGTTCTGCTTCAGTCCTGCGTGTGAAACTAACATGAATCAGATCAGAAATTGCTTGATGCTGATTGCAGTATTCTTACAGTGCCATAGCATTTGCGTGGACATTTCTAACTTGATATGCTTTATACTCGGCCactcaaaaacaaacatctctCAGTGCTACCAGTATGCCCTCCGGAAGTACTCTAAATTCCTCAGTGCCTGTCTCTAAAGCACTTCTGTGTGCTAACAGTTCATTACTGTCCCTGATCAGGACTGGTTATTAGCAGGGATGTGTCATGTGAACTGGTGCTCGATGGCCTCTGAAAGTTTCTCTGtcagttgtttttctttttttatgacaCTGTTGTCGCTCACCCTCCACTCCACCCACCGTCTGCTGGAAGCCTGCACAGAGCGAGGCCAAAAAAAGTCCTGGGACTTCCTGGCTCAGTTGCAGCAGCTGAGTGCACCCGACTCACACAATTCTTCTTGCACCCACACCCGCAGCCCCCTAAGCCCGCTTGTGACTGAgctggaaaccccccccccctcccccatgccccctagtggtgggtTGGCACCACGCCGACCCATAAAAGCTCCCGGCCAGCTGGCGGAATTCGACACCTGGGGGACACGGGCTCGTTATCCTTCACTCGTCTCTTCCAGGCTTTTTGGCATCTGACGCCTGAGCTCTCGCCTGGCGGGGGTGTTGCCGTGGTAATCAGCCGCTCGCTCTTTCGCTGGGCGGGGCGAGGAGTTTGAGTACACACTTGCCCTGCCTGTATCTAGAGTGCTCTTCAAGAAGCTATTTGGGACCCGGCCACACGTGTATTGCCCTGGGGTTGACAGGGGTTCTTCACACTGGAGGGATGGATGATGCTGTTATGGCGCATATAAATCATGTGATGAATGAGTACTGTGGGCTTACATAAGGGGCAAGAGTTCCTTTCACTTAAAACCTCAGGGCTGCTGGAGAGGCATGACGATTTGCAGTTATGTTgacacagtatttatttttcagtaaacCGTGGGACAGGTTAGTTGTTTGAGAGCAGGAATAAGACGCATCGAGCTTTCCGTGATAACACCCGACATTTTGGCTCTTAAGTGTTGAGGTagtgccctgccctgccctcgCCCTGCCCTCGCCCTGAAGCTAAACTTACGACACGTTGCTAGAATGCGGCGTGCTGTAACATTCATGCCCCAGATGGTAGGCGCATCTGGGATTGCATAAGAAAATCCGTTTTGCAGGCTGCAGCCGGTCTACCCTATGAGGCTGAGCTCCGGAACATTCTGCACCGCTCTCCCACATTTTCAGGACAGTTGCTAAACTTCTGAACATGCAACAAATGCCTTTGTAAGGGTCTTCCACTTAGTATGCAGTTGGTGCGTCCAGACAAGATCTTTCCCAGGGTTTAATGTTGTCTAAATTTGTGCATTTAATCAGTAAAGGTAAAGGAACACCTCTTTTTTTGTGGAACAGAAAAACTGCAGTAACATGGCAGTCTCTCTGGTCAACTCGTAGTGAACTTCTGTGCTTAACAGATCAGTCCAGATTTTCGATTACATGGCCCCCATCCCCGACCCCGGAGAGCGGATTCGTACGGCGCTGAGCACAAGCAGAGCGCAGCTGCGTCCACGTCAGCGGCGATCGGACCCAGATGCGTGCGCTGACACAATGGGAGCGATTACAGGACCGTGACGCTCTTCGCTTGAGCCTCCCTCGCACTTGGAATACGAACTTCTGCGCGTCATGAAAAAAAGCACTCGCGTTTCCTGaacgttttttttcctcttccacGGACAAAAAAGGACATATTTTTCTCTCCATAGCTTACAGACTGCTGTTGCACAAACCTCAGTTACTGTAATCATAAAAACTGAGTCACAAGcgctaatatttattttataagtaCTGTTGTCCACGTGACCTTTGTttgttgatgttgatgatgaGGTTTATGGCACATAACGGTCGTTTACTGCGATGACTAGTCCCTCGTTGCTTGGGAAAAACAGGCAGCGGAGGCTCTGCTCATCGGCTGGCTTCCCAGGGCACTTCAAAGGGGACGGCCATACACACGTTTGTTTTCTGGCCTCCGTCACAGGGTGGGACAGCTGCCCAAGCAAAGAGCAGCGGAACCCTGCTGTCTGGAGCAGAGAGGGGGTCCCCGATTCCCTCGGTCCCAACATGTTCCCCCAGCATGAGGTGGCAGAATGTTATGGCAATAcaggaagccccccccccccccccccccccccacgcaaaAACGTCAGTTCCTTTGAGGAGTTTAGTGTCAACCCTAACCTAAAATACACATGTtaacaaat is part of the Anguilla anguilla isolate fAngAng1 chromosome 10, fAngAng1.pri, whole genome shotgun sequence genome and encodes:
- the LOC118206209 gene encoding LHFPL tetraspan subfamily member 2a protein-like; the encoded protein is MCHVIVTCRSMLWTLLSIVVAFAELIAFMNADWLMGAPRTPDPVVGAQGTLDPYRPTLGLYTRCIKVTGHRRGVQCGPYAVEFSEIASGFWQATTIFLGTGILLLCSVAFISVFTMCFQSIMKKSIFNVCGLLQGIAGLFLILGLMLYPAGWGSDKVLSYCGQDAAPYKVGQCSLGWAFYTAIGGTVLTFICAVFSAQAEIATSSDKVQEEIEEGKSLICLL